The genomic DNA CACCATCTCCATCGTCATCACAGTTTACAACCGCTCGCGCTATCTTAATGCAGCCATTGAAAGTGTCCTTCAGCAAACTCGACATGACTTTGAGCTAATAATATGGGACGATGGCTCAACAGACAACTCTGTAGATATAGCCCGTCATTATGCTAAACAAGATCGGCGTGTACGAGTTGTAGCAGCAGAGCATCAGGGAGCAACGCGCTCATTGAAAGATGCATTTTCAATGACAACTGGAACCTACGTAGGGTGGGTAGATAGCGATGACATTCTAGCACCAACTGCACTCTTAGAAACTGCTGCCGTTTTAGATGCGAATCCCGAAATCGGACTTGTTTACACCGACTATATTGTTATCGACGAGAATAACAAAGTTATCGCTTCCGGAAAGCGTTGCAAAATACCTTACTGCAAAGACCGAATCCTAGTTGACTTTATGACCTTCCACTTTCGGTTGATTCGGCGTTCTGTTTTTGAGCAAGCAGGTGGGATTGATGAGTCATGCCAACTCGTTCAGGACTATGACATATGCTTGCGACTTTCAGAGGTCACACAAGTGCAGCATCTCCAGCAACCCCTATATTACTACCGCCAACATCCACAAAGCATCACCCATCAACATACTCTAGAACTAATTCTCAGTTCCAAGGATGCGATCGCACGTGCACTGCAACGCCGGGGACTGGCTGAACGCTACGAAATCAAAGTAGAAATTGTCGGTCACTACTATTTGCAACGCAAAAATATAAATGACTGCGCCAACGGTTAGATCGGATTGTCAGCAGCCATATTTTGTGAGGTTTTAGGCATTACCTGCTTTAACAACCCAGTTACTTGCAGTTTGGAGAGCAATCGGAGAATCGCTGCTCGCTGTTGTGTAAATAGAGGTGCATGTAGTGGCACGGCACTAATCAGAGAATGCAATTTCGCTACTTGTTGTGAAGCAGACACCAAAGGTTTTTCAATTAGCGAGATCGGCTGGGAATCTGGCAACAGACCCACCCACAATGAAAGTACTTCTGCAACACTTGTTTGATTAATAGAGGGTTGCAACACTGCTTGCTTCCATAAAAAACGAATGATTTGATTGGTATGTCCCATCAGTGTATCAACGCTACCTAACTGATTCATCACCAGCACAATTCTAGCTTCGGCAGGTGTTAGGGTCATACCAATATTATT from Chlorogloeopsis sp. ULAP01 includes the following:
- a CDS encoding glycosyltransferase, with protein sequence MPPTISIVITVYNRSRYLNAAIESVLQQTRHDFELIIWDDGSTDNSVDIARHYAKQDRRVRVVAAEHQGATRSLKDAFSMTTGTYVGWVDSDDILAPTALLETAAVLDANPEIGLVYTDYIVIDENNKVIASGKRCKIPYCKDRILVDFMTFHFRLIRRSVFEQAGGIDESCQLVQDYDICLRLSEVTQVQHLQQPLYYYRQHPQSITHQHTLELILSSKDAIARALQRRGLAERYEIKVEIVGHYYLQRKNINDCANG